The following proteins come from a genomic window of Pseudomonadota bacterium:
- the ndk gene encoding nucleoside-diphosphate kinase codes for MQRTLSIIKPDAVEQHSIGSIVRMIEQAGLDIVAMKMIHLTRPQAEGFYAVHRERPFFGELVNFMTRGAVVVMVLQGEQAIQRYRDLMGPTDPVKAGTGSIRKEFGSNIGENAVHGSDSTDTAKFEVGYFFPGFELG; via the coding sequence ATGCAGCGGACACTAAGCATCATCAAGCCCGACGCAGTCGAGCAGCACAGCATCGGATCCATCGTGCGGATGATCGAGCAGGCCGGGCTCGACATCGTAGCCATGAAGATGATCCATCTCACACGCCCTCAGGCCGAGGGCTTCTACGCCGTGCACCGGGAGCGACCCTTCTTCGGCGAGCTCGTGAACTTCATGACCCGCGGGGCCGTCGTTGTGATGGTTCTACAAGGCGAGCAAGCGATACAACGCTACCGGGACCTCATGGGACCGACCGACCCAGTCAAGGCCGGCACCGGCAGCATCCGCAAAGAGTTCGGAAGCAACATCGGCGAGAATGCAGTCCACGGCTCGGACTCGACGGACACCGCAAAGTTCGAGGTCGGCTACTTCTTCCCCGGCTTCGAGCTGGGCTAG
- the sucD gene encoding succinate--CoA ligase subunit alpha, translating into MAIFVNEQTRLLVQGITGSAGGFHTGQMLSYGTHVVAGVTPGKAGQKFDDRVPIFNTVRDAVAATDANASCIFVPPPFAADAILEAIDAQIKLVVCITEGIPALDMIRVRRVLDAQDKTRLIGPNCPGVITPDECKIGIMPGHVHKRGRVGVVSRSGTLTYEAVGQLTALDIGQSTCVGIGGDPVQGTDFIDVLQAFRCDDETDAIILIGEIGGSAEEAAAEYIRLHFSKPVVGFIAGVTAPPGKRMGHAGAIISGGKGTAADKIEALKAAGVHIAPTPSDMGSTLKKLLS; encoded by the coding sequence ATGGCCATTTTCGTAAACGAGCAGACGCGGCTGCTGGTGCAAGGCATCACGGGAAGCGCGGGCGGCTTCCATACCGGTCAGATGTTGAGCTACGGGACACATGTGGTGGCAGGCGTCACGCCCGGCAAGGCTGGGCAGAAGTTCGATGACCGGGTGCCCATCTTCAACACCGTGCGCGATGCCGTGGCGGCGACGGACGCGAACGCATCTTGCATCTTCGTCCCACCTCCTTTTGCCGCCGATGCGATTCTCGAGGCCATCGATGCGCAGATCAAGCTGGTGGTGTGCATAACCGAGGGCATCCCAGCGCTCGACATGATTCGTGTGCGCCGCGTGCTGGACGCTCAGGACAAGACACGCCTGATTGGGCCGAATTGCCCGGGTGTCATCACTCCGGACGAATGCAAGATCGGCATCATGCCAGGTCATGTGCACAAACGGGGCCGTGTAGGGGTCGTGTCGCGCAGCGGAACGCTCACCTATGAGGCAGTGGGCCAGCTGACAGCCCTGGACATCGGTCAGAGCACCTGCGTCGGTATCGGTGGCGACCCGGTCCAGGGGACGGATTTCATCGATGTGCTCCAGGCCTTTCGCTGCGACGACGAGACCGACGCGATCATCCTGATCGGCGAGATCGGGGGCTCGGCGGAAGAAGCTGCTGCGGAGTACATCAGGCTGCACTTCAGCAAGCCCGTGGTTGGCTTCATCGCGGGAGTTACAGCTCCCCCAGGAAAACGTATGGGTCATGCTGGTGCCATCATCTCGGGCGGCAAGGGCACCGCTGCGGACAAGATCGAAGCCCTGAAGGCAGCGGGGGTCCACATTGCACCAACGCCGTCCGACATGGGCTCGACCCTCAAGAAACTCCTAAGCTAG
- the sucC gene encoding ADP-forming succinate--CoA ligase subunit beta — MNVHEYQAKQIFRAYAIPVPQGAAIFKPEDAAQTARKLVAETGNEVVVVKAQIHAGGRGKAGGVKVVTGVRAAEEAAKQLFGKVLVTHQTGPAGKKVLRVLIEQGLAIERELYVAAVLDRETRRIVVMASTEGGVEIEEVAAQTPEKIVKVIVDPVVGLAGYQARQLAFALGLGGSAFKEFGSLAASLVKLFEAEDCSQAEINPLIVTKDNHVLALDAKLNFDDNADFRHKTWGELRDLSEENPTETEAKAAGLSYIQLEGNIGCLVNGAGLAMATMDIIKHFGGEPANFLDVGGGASREAVQKAFSIILDSSDVKGIFVNIFGGIMKCDIIADGIVAASRALGLEVPLVVRLEGTNVEQGRRILSESQLAITSASSMADGARKIVEQVSAGRA, encoded by the coding sequence ATGAACGTGCACGAGTACCAGGCCAAGCAGATCTTTCGCGCCTATGCGATCCCGGTCCCTCAGGGAGCCGCCATCTTCAAGCCGGAAGACGCCGCGCAGACCGCGCGCAAGCTGGTCGCCGAGACCGGCAACGAGGTCGTCGTCGTCAAAGCCCAGATACATGCGGGCGGCCGGGGCAAGGCGGGTGGCGTGAAGGTAGTGACAGGCGTCAGGGCGGCGGAGGAAGCTGCAAAGCAACTGTTTGGCAAGGTGCTCGTGACCCACCAAACGGGCCCAGCCGGCAAGAAGGTCCTGCGGGTGTTGATCGAGCAGGGGTTGGCCATCGAGCGCGAGCTGTACGTAGCGGCGGTGCTGGATCGTGAGACCCGCCGCATCGTGGTCATGGCTTCCACGGAAGGCGGCGTGGAGATCGAAGAGGTCGCCGCCCAAACACCAGAGAAGATCGTCAAGGTGATCGTCGATCCCGTTGTGGGGCTGGCGGGCTACCAGGCCCGGCAGCTCGCGTTCGCGCTGGGCCTTGGCGGGAGCGCGTTCAAGGAGTTTGGCAGCTTGGCGGCTTCGTTGGTCAAGCTGTTCGAGGCAGAGGACTGCTCCCAGGCCGAAATCAACCCGCTCATCGTGACCAAAGACAACCACGTGCTGGCTTTGGATGCCAAGCTGAACTTCGACGACAACGCCGACTTTCGCCACAAGACGTGGGGCGAGCTGCGGGACCTGAGCGAGGAGAATCCCACAGAGACGGAGGCCAAGGCGGCGGGCCTCAGTTACATTCAGCTCGAAGGTAACATCGGTTGCCTGGTCAACGGCGCGGGTCTGGCGATGGCCACGATGGACATTATCAAGCACTTCGGGGGCGAGCCTGCCAACTTTCTAGACGTAGGCGGCGGAGCAAGCAGGGAAGCGGTCCAAAAGGCGTTCTCGATCATCCTGGATTCGTCGGATGTCAAAGGCATTTTCGTGAACATCTTTGGGGGCATCATGAAATGCGACATCATCGCCGACGGGATCGTGGCGGCATCTCGGGCTCTGGGTCTCGAGGTGCCCCTCGTGGTGCGACTCGAGGGCACGAACGTAGAGCAGGGACGCAGAATCCTGTCCGAGTCGCAGCTCGCCATTACCTCGGCGTCCAGCATGGCTGACGGCGCGCGCAAGATCGTCGAACAGGTGAGCGCTGGCCGCGCATAG
- the mdh gene encoding malate dehydrogenase has product MPARKKIAVVGAGNIGGELAAMVARRELGDAVLLDIPDKEGVAKGKALDLMQAAALEGFDVRLTGTASYDEVQGADVVIVTAGVPRKPGMSRDDLLSINLKIIRDVAGNVKHKAPDAFVIVLSNPLDAMVYELKRITGFPRERVVGMAGGLDSARFQCFLAEAAGVSVKSVRTLVLGGHGDTMVPCLSYCTINGIGVRQLLPEDTLNAIVERTRFGGGEIVKLMGTSAYYAPASGAIQIAESFLKGQDQLVACATYLEGEYGYKDLYLGVPVVIGGQGMQQVVEVELSDVEKAGLEKSAGAVRELIEASAKL; this is encoded by the coding sequence ATGCCGGCACGCAAGAAAATCGCTGTAGTGGGAGCGGGCAATATCGGAGGGGAGCTAGCGGCCATGGTGGCCCGTCGTGAGCTTGGCGATGCTGTCTTGCTCGATATTCCGGACAAAGAAGGCGTGGCCAAAGGCAAGGCCTTGGACCTGATGCAGGCTGCAGCGCTCGAGGGCTTTGACGTCCGGCTCACAGGCACGGCCAGCTACGACGAGGTGCAGGGCGCCGACGTGGTGATCGTGACCGCAGGCGTGCCCCGCAAGCCCGGCATGAGCCGCGACGATCTGCTTTCCATCAATCTCAAGATCATCCGTGACGTGGCCGGGAACGTGAAACACAAGGCCCCCGACGCGTTTGTCATCGTGCTGTCCAATCCGTTGGACGCCATGGTCTATGAGCTCAAGCGCATCACCGGCTTCCCACGCGAGCGGGTCGTGGGCATGGCTGGCGGGTTGGATAGCGCGCGCTTTCAGTGCTTTTTGGCCGAGGCGGCCGGGGTCAGCGTCAAGTCGGTGCGCACCCTGGTGCTGGGTGGTCACGGCGACACCATGGTTCCGTGCCTCAGCTACTGCACGATCAACGGTATTGGCGTGCGCCAGCTTCTGCCCGAGGACACGCTCAACGCCATCGTGGAGCGCACTCGCTTTGGCGGCGGCGAGATAGTCAAGTTGATGGGTACCAGTGCGTACTATGCGCCAGCCTCCGGGGCCATTCAGATCGCGGAGAGCTTCCTCAAGGGTCAGGACCAGCTCGTAGCTTGCGCTACCTATCTCGAGGGTGAGTACGGCTACAAGGATCTGTACCTCGGGGTCCCGGTTGTGATCGGCGGCCAGGGCATGCAGCAGGTGGTAGAGGTCGAGCTCTCGGACGTCGAAAAGGCAGGGCTCGAGAAGAGCGCGGGTGCGGTCAGGGAGCTGATCGAGGCCTCGGCCAAGCTGTGA
- the xerD gene encoding site-specific tyrosine recombinase XerD, producing the protein MGRGDTGARACAQAGNRGRAASDALRRDEPWLDAYIEHLQVERGLSRATVEAYAADLNRYVGHLHARELSLASARADLIPGVLVALAESGLSARSQARFLSSIRGLYRHLVREGLVKRDPSATVPAPRLRQKLPGVLTEDEILRLLSAPDQGTELGKRDVAMLQTMYAAGLRVSELTSLALGDVRLEQGYVAAFGKGRKRRLVPIGAAARAALADYLSLVRGKWARPSEPAVFVTKRGSALTRQAFWKNIKKYALAAGIVKPMSPHKLRHSFATHLLAGGADLRLVQTLLGHADISTTQIYTHVSGEHLRAMHARFHPRGS; encoded by the coding sequence GTGGGTCGAGGCGACACCGGAGCTCGCGCCTGTGCACAGGCAGGCAACCGCGGTCGAGCCGCGAGCGACGCCCTCCGGCGCGACGAGCCGTGGCTGGACGCCTATATCGAGCACCTGCAGGTGGAGCGGGGGCTGAGCCGCGCCACGGTCGAGGCCTACGCGGCCGACCTGAATCGCTATGTCGGCCATCTCCACGCTCGGGAACTGAGCCTCGCGTCCGCGCGCGCCGACCTGATCCCCGGGGTGTTGGTAGCACTCGCCGAAAGCGGGCTGTCCGCCAGGTCGCAAGCTCGCTTTCTGTCTTCGATCCGGGGCTTGTACCGGCATCTGGTGCGCGAGGGCCTCGTCAAACGTGATCCGAGCGCCACCGTGCCGGCACCCAGGCTGCGACAGAAGCTGCCCGGCGTGCTGACCGAGGACGAGATCCTGCGGTTGCTCAGCGCTCCGGACCAGGGTACCGAGCTTGGCAAACGCGACGTGGCGATGTTGCAGACAATGTACGCTGCCGGCCTGCGCGTGTCGGAGCTCACCTCGCTAGCGCTCGGCGACGTGCGTCTCGAGCAAGGCTACGTGGCCGCCTTTGGCAAGGGCCGCAAGAGGCGTTTGGTACCCATTGGTGCGGCCGCGCGGGCAGCGCTTGCCGACTATCTGAGCCTGGTGCGGGGGAAATGGGCACGGCCATCCGAGCCCGCCGTCTTTGTCACCAAGCGCGGCAGCGCCCTGACGCGTCAGGCCTTCTGGAAGAACATCAAGAAGTACGCGCTCGCGGCGGGCATCGTGAAGCCGATGTCGCCGCACAAGCTCCGTCACTCCTTTGCCACGCATCTGCTGGCAGGTGGTGCGGATCTGCGCCTCGTGCAGACACTCTTGGGTCACGCGGACATATCTACGACGCAGATCTACACACACGTGAGCGGGGAACACCTGCGTGCGATGCACGCGCGTTTTCATCCCAGGGGCAGCTAA